One Bacillus amyloliquefaciens DSM 7 = ATCC 23350 DNA window includes the following coding sequences:
- a CDS encoding MDR family MFS transporter, which translates to MNKSIETAPYNRSVIVGILLAGAFVAILNQTLLITALPHIMNDFNIDANKAQWLTTSFMLTNGILIPISAFLIEKFTSRTLLISAMSIFTAGTIVGAFAPNFPVLLTARIIQAAGAGIMLPLMQTVFLTIFPMEKRGRAMGMVGLVISFAPAIGPTLSGWAVEAFSWRSLFYIIFPIAVIDLLLAIILMKNVTTLRKTQIDILSVILSTLGFGGLLYGFSSAGSSGWTSTEVLTSLLVGAVALIFFIARQIKLKKPMLEFRVFSFGIFSLTTLLGTLVFALLIGTETILPLYTQKVRGVSAFDTGLMLLPGAIVMGMMSPFIGRIFDKIGGKGLAMTGFFIILLTSLPFMNLTDSTSLIWIVVVYTARLLGTAMIMMPVTTAGINALPRHLIPHGTAMNNTVRQVGGSIGTALLVSVMSSQAAHANASSPANAALHGMNAAFVVAACIALAGFLLSFTLKKKPSQPEQQQAVTR; encoded by the coding sequence TTGAATAAGAGTATTGAAACTGCACCATACAACCGCTCTGTCATTGTCGGGATTCTTTTGGCGGGAGCGTTCGTCGCCATTTTGAACCAGACACTGCTTATCACGGCGCTGCCTCATATTATGAATGACTTCAATATAGACGCCAACAAAGCGCAATGGCTGACAACGTCGTTTATGCTGACAAACGGGATTTTGATTCCGATTTCCGCATTTTTAATAGAGAAATTCACCAGCCGCACCCTCTTGATTTCCGCCATGAGTATTTTCACAGCGGGCACCATTGTCGGCGCATTCGCCCCGAACTTTCCGGTATTATTAACGGCCCGGATTATCCAGGCGGCCGGTGCCGGAATTATGCTGCCGCTCATGCAGACGGTATTTCTCACGATTTTCCCAATGGAAAAACGCGGCCGCGCGATGGGAATGGTCGGCTTGGTTATTTCGTTCGCGCCGGCGATCGGCCCGACGCTTTCCGGATGGGCGGTCGAAGCATTCTCTTGGCGGTCTTTGTTTTATATTATCTTTCCGATCGCAGTCATCGATTTGCTTTTAGCAATTATTCTGATGAAAAACGTCACGACATTACGAAAAACACAGATTGATATTTTATCCGTGATCTTATCGACACTCGGATTCGGCGGTCTGCTTTACGGTTTCTCAAGCGCCGGCTCATCAGGATGGACCAGTACTGAAGTGCTGACCTCGCTGCTTGTCGGAGCGGTCGCGCTGATTTTCTTTATCGCAAGACAGATCAAGCTCAAAAAACCGATGCTGGAATTCCGCGTGTTTTCCTTCGGGATTTTCAGCCTGACCACCCTGCTCGGCACGCTTGTTTTCGCGCTGCTGATCGGTACGGAAACCATTCTTCCGCTCTACACGCAAAAGGTCCGCGGCGTATCCGCGTTTGATACCGGATTAATGCTTTTGCCGGGCGCAATTGTGATGGGAATGATGTCTCCGTTTATCGGCCGGATTTTTGATAAAATCGGCGGAAAGGGCCTTGCGATGACCGGATTCTTCATTATCCTGCTCACGTCCCTGCCGTTTATGAATCTGACAGACTCGACTTCTCTCATTTGGATTGTCGTCGTTTACACCGCGCGGCTTTTAGGAACAGCCATGATTATGATGCCGGTGACGACAGCGGGAATCAACGCCCTGCCGCGCCACTTAATCCCGCACGGAACAGCCATGAACAATACCGTCCGCCAAGTCGGCGGTTCTATCGGTACGGCGCTGCTTGTTTCCGTTATGAGCAGCCAGGCCGCGCACGCAAATGCGTCGTCTCCGGCAAACGCCGCCCTGCACGGCATGAATGCGGCATTTGTCGTAGCTGCCTGCATCGCGCTGGCCGGATTCCTGCTATCTTTTACTTTGAAGAAAAAACCAAGTCAGCCCGAGCAGCAGCAGGCCGTCACGCGCTAA
- a CDS encoding TetR/AcrR family transcriptional regulator, producing the protein MNDKKTDILLAARKLFSEKSFSSVSMQAIAEECKVSKASLYKLFESKEDLLLELLDFNQKQMVAAASLLNEETSLSPEERFAKKLMAELEGFRRNQQFFNMLMYGSPSSINERVKRHIHRARSIFICWHRDSLIQTYGEEIIPYVWELVIVLQGLLRECITLIKLEKEPLALEPLTEFIIRHLNLIVENRKTETALPQEMIDLYIASASSFEPKGKTVLLAESLKELKEAVSALPEEKYDAAGLASAASMLEKESADKQPRDFLLKALIGYLEQAGPLHQPLAAVKTLLKL; encoded by the coding sequence ATGAATGATAAGAAAACGGATATTCTGCTGGCGGCAAGAAAGCTTTTTTCTGAGAAAAGTTTTTCGTCGGTTTCGATGCAGGCGATTGCCGAGGAGTGCAAAGTCTCCAAAGCATCTTTATATAAGCTGTTTGAATCAAAGGAAGATCTGCTCTTGGAGCTGCTTGATTTTAACCAGAAACAGATGGTAGCGGCTGCCTCATTATTAAATGAAGAAACAAGCCTGTCCCCTGAAGAACGGTTTGCCAAAAAACTGATGGCTGAGCTTGAGGGTTTCAGGCGCAATCAGCAGTTCTTTAACATGCTGATGTACGGAAGCCCTTCCTCTATTAATGAACGGGTAAAACGGCATATTCACAGGGCCCGCTCCATCTTTATCTGCTGGCATCGAGATTCACTGATTCAGACGTACGGCGAAGAGATCATTCCTTATGTATGGGAGCTGGTTATTGTCCTTCAGGGGCTTTTGAGAGAATGCATCACGCTGATTAAGCTGGAAAAAGAACCGCTCGCCCTGGAGCCGCTCACGGAGTTTATCATCCGCCACCTCAATCTCATCGTTGAAAACAGGAAAACCGAAACCGCTTTGCCTCAGGAGATGATTGACCTTTATATCGCCTCCGCTTCCTCATTTGAGCCGAAAGGCAAAACCGTATTGCTGGCTGAAAGCCTGAAAGAGCTGAAAGAAGCCGTCTCAGCTCTTCCGGAGGAAAAATACGATGCCGCAGGGCTCGCCTCCGCGGCATCCATGCTGGAGAAAGAATCAGCGGACAAACAGCCGCGGGATTTCCTCTTAAAAGCGCTCATCGGTTATTTGGAACAGGCCGGACCGCTGCACCAGCCGCTTGCAGCCGTTAAAACATTGCTCAAACTATAA
- the nfsA gene encoding oxygen-insensitive NADPH nitroreductase translates to MNEVLQILTDHRSIRSYTDEPVSDEQLDLIIQAAQAAPTSINGQQFTVIAVKDKERKKKISELAGGQPWIDQAPVFLLFCADFNRAKIALEEYNDTPLEVTNGLESVLVGAVDVGIALGTATAAAESMGLGTVPIGAVRGKPDELIELLKLPKYVFPVSGLVIGHPADRSAKKPRLPQAAVLHHETYQEEGLRTHIEAYDKQMSEYMQNRTGGQETRNWSQGITSYYKQLYYPHIREMLEKQGFKTDK, encoded by the coding sequence ATGAACGAAGTCCTTCAAATATTAACAGACCACCGTTCCATCCGGAGCTACACCGATGAGCCCGTATCAGATGAACAGCTGGATCTTATCATCCAAGCGGCTCAAGCAGCGCCGACCTCCATTAACGGCCAGCAATTTACCGTTATTGCGGTGAAGGATAAAGAACGAAAGAAAAAAATATCCGAATTGGCTGGCGGCCAGCCGTGGATTGACCAAGCGCCGGTTTTCTTATTATTCTGCGCTGATTTTAACCGTGCCAAAATTGCGCTTGAAGAATATAATGATACACCGCTTGAGGTAACGAACGGTTTAGAGTCCGTTCTTGTCGGAGCCGTTGATGTCGGGATTGCGCTCGGTACGGCAACAGCTGCGGCTGAATCAATGGGACTCGGCACTGTGCCGATCGGCGCCGTGCGCGGCAAGCCGGATGAACTGATTGAATTGCTGAAACTTCCGAAATACGTTTTCCCGGTTTCCGGTCTCGTCATCGGCCATCCGGCAGACCGCTCCGCGAAAAAACCGCGTCTGCCGCAAGCAGCCGTTCTTCATCATGAAACGTATCAAGAGGAAGGTTTAAGAACACATATTGAGGCCTATGACAAGCAGATGTCCGAATACATGCAAAACCGCACCGGCGGACAGGAAACAAGAAACTGGTCACAAGGCATCACCTCCTACTATAAACAGCTTTATTATCCTCACATTCGTGAAATGCTTGAAAAACAAGGGTTTAAGACGGATAAATAA
- a CDS encoding putative quinol monooxygenase, whose translation MIVLQAYMKVKADKREEFLGEAQSLVQHSRAEEGNVQYDLFEKIGEENTFVMLEQWKDEEAMKSHNATDHFQGFVAKAKDLLSAPLDVVRTELSE comes from the coding sequence ATGATCGTTTTACAGGCCTACATGAAAGTAAAAGCGGATAAACGCGAGGAATTTTTAGGAGAAGCGCAATCACTTGTTCAGCATTCACGCGCGGAAGAAGGAAATGTGCAATACGACCTTTTCGAAAAGATCGGTGAGGAAAATACTTTCGTCATGCTTGAGCAATGGAAAGATGAAGAAGCGATGAAATCCCACAACGCCACTGACCATTTCCAAGGATTCGTGGCAAAAGCCAAAGACCTGCTGAGTGCGCCGCTTGATGTCGTACGCACAGAGCTATCAGAGTAA
- a CDS encoding ArsR/SmtB family transcription factor: protein MNIPNHPETARLQLTKVLHALSDPLRLELVKQLAETTEKTCSTCADVRVAKSTLSHHFKVLREAGVAQVRIDGKHRYYSLRKDDLQEAFPGLLEAILQTEPDRW from the coding sequence ATGAACATTCCAAACCATCCTGAAACCGCCCGCTTACAGCTGACAAAGGTTCTTCATGCTCTGAGTGATCCGCTCCGTTTAGAGCTGGTCAAACAGTTGGCGGAAACAACAGAAAAAACGTGCAGCACATGTGCTGATGTCCGGGTCGCCAAATCAACGCTGTCCCATCACTTCAAAGTGCTGCGGGAGGCGGGGGTCGCCCAAGTGCGCATAGACGGAAAGCACCGTTATTATTCCCTGCGCAAAGATGATTTACAAGAGGCGTTTCCCGGCCTGCTGGAGGCGATTTTACAGACAGAGCCGGACCGCTGGTAA
- a CDS encoding PLP-dependent aminotransferase family protein, which produces MLTISIDHSETADYIYQQIYQHVKAAVLKRSLMPHTKVPSKRELAETLKVSVNSVNSAYQQLLSEGYLYAVERKGFFVEEIDTFYHEEAPSLLLPDDLREREPDKSGWISFSHMSVDTAHFPLKSWFRCEQKAAARSFHTLGELVHPQGLYEVRETISRLISLTRGVTCRPEQIVLGAGTQMLMQLLTELLPKDALYAMENPGYMRMYRLLQNLGKKTATVSLDEKGMSMAEIEKQRPCVLITTPSHQFPSGVIMPASRRIQLLNWAAEQDGRFIIEDDYDSEFKYDADTIPALQSLDRFQNVIYMGTFSKSLFPGLRISYMVLPPGLLRAFKERTYDLHTCSTLGQLALKEFIDSGEYQKHIKKMKQHYKNMRERLISALEETFGERINVKGANAGLHFVIEFDCPRSEKEILARADAEQLDLFAMSRFRLKAGGESNKPQLILGFARLKEKEIQEGVTRLYRAVFGA; this is translated from the coding sequence ATGCTGACAATTTCCATTGATCATTCGGAAACGGCGGATTATATCTATCAGCAGATCTACCAGCACGTAAAAGCGGCCGTTTTGAAGCGCAGCCTGATGCCTCACACAAAGGTGCCGTCTAAACGGGAGCTTGCCGAGACGCTGAAGGTCAGCGTGAATTCAGTGAATTCGGCTTATCAGCAGCTGCTTTCGGAAGGTTATTTATATGCAGTCGAAAGAAAAGGCTTTTTCGTTGAGGAAATTGATACGTTTTATCACGAAGAAGCGCCGTCGCTCTTATTGCCTGACGATTTGAGAGAACGGGAACCGGACAAAAGCGGCTGGATTTCGTTTTCACATATGAGCGTGGATACGGCTCATTTCCCCCTGAAAAGCTGGTTTCGCTGTGAGCAGAAAGCAGCCGCCCGTTCATTTCATACGCTTGGTGAACTCGTCCATCCGCAAGGCTTATATGAAGTCCGGGAAACAATCTCAAGGCTTATTTCTCTGACAAGGGGCGTCACATGCCGGCCGGAGCAAATCGTGCTCGGGGCGGGTACGCAAATGCTGATGCAGCTGCTGACGGAACTGCTGCCAAAAGACGCGCTGTACGCCATGGAGAACCCGGGATATATGAGGATGTACCGGCTGCTGCAAAACCTCGGGAAAAAGACGGCGACGGTCAGCCTTGATGAAAAAGGCATGTCTATGGCCGAAATCGAAAAGCAGCGGCCCTGTGTATTGATCACCACGCCGTCCCATCAATTTCCCTCAGGTGTGATCATGCCCGCTTCCCGGCGGATTCAGCTTTTAAACTGGGCCGCCGAACAGGACGGCCGCTTCATTATAGAAGATGACTATGACAGTGAATTTAAATATGACGCCGACACGATACCGGCGCTTCAAAGCCTTGACCGGTTTCAAAACGTCATCTACATGGGGACCTTTTCAAAATCCCTTTTCCCCGGCCTGCGCATCAGCTACATGGTTCTGCCGCCCGGACTTTTGCGGGCGTTCAAAGAAAGAACGTATGACCTGCATACGTGCAGCACGCTTGGCCAGCTGGCGCTTAAAGAATTTATCGATTCAGGTGAATATCAGAAACATATTAAGAAGATGAAGCAGCATTATAAGAACATGCGTGAGCGTCTCATTTCGGCCCTGGAAGAAACATTCGGAGAAAGAATCAATGTAAAGGGCGCCAATGCGGGCCTTCATTTTGTCATTGAGTTTGACTGCCCCCGTTCAGAAAAAGAGATATTGGCACGGGCGGATGCGGAACAGCTCGACCTGTTTGCGATGAGCCGGTTCCGCCTGAAAGCGGGCGGCGAATCAAACAAACCTCAGCTCATCCTGGGATTCGCCCGTCTGAAGGAGAAAGAGATTCAAGAAGGCGTTACAAGGCTGTACCGGGCGGTTTTCGGCGCATAA
- the gabT gene encoding 4-aminobutyrate--2-oxoglutarate transaminase, whose protein sequence is MSQTVSSEVTTAQWQQKRDQFVSNGVGNGNRSMAVKGEGALLYDLDGRRFIDFAGAIGTLNVGHSHPKVVEAVKKQAEALIHPGFNVMMYPSYIELAEKLCAIAPGDHAKKAIFLNSGAEAVENAVKIARKYTKRQAVVSFTRGFHGRTNMTMSMTSKVKPYKFGFGPFASEVYQAPFPYYYQKPAGMSNEQYDDFIISAFDDFFIAAVAPETVACVVMEPVQGEGGFIIPSKRFVQHVAAFCKKHGIVFVADEIQTGFARTGTYFAIEHFGAVPDLITVSKSLAAGLPLSGVIGRAEMLDAAAPGELGGTYAGSPLGCAAALAVLDIIEEEGLNQRSEEIGRIIEHQALEWKKEHACIGEVRRLGAMAAIEIVKDPDTREPDKAKAAAVAKAANENGLLLLTAGINGNIIRFLTPLVVTDEQLKEGLSIIEAAL, encoded by the coding sequence ATGAGTCAAACAGTATCATCTGAAGTGACAACTGCCCAGTGGCAGCAAAAACGGGATCAATTTGTTTCCAATGGGGTCGGCAACGGAAACCGCAGTATGGCGGTAAAAGGCGAAGGGGCGCTTTTATACGATTTGGACGGCAGACGATTCATTGATTTTGCCGGAGCGATCGGAACGCTGAATGTCGGCCATTCCCATCCGAAGGTGGTGGAGGCCGTGAAGAAACAGGCGGAGGCTCTCATTCACCCGGGATTTAACGTCATGATGTATCCGTCTTATATTGAGCTGGCCGAAAAACTCTGCGCCATTGCGCCGGGAGATCATGCGAAAAAAGCGATTTTTCTCAACTCCGGAGCGGAAGCGGTGGAAAACGCCGTGAAAATCGCCAGAAAATATACGAAGCGCCAGGCTGTCGTCTCATTCACAAGAGGGTTTCACGGCCGCACGAACATGACGATGAGCATGACGAGCAAGGTAAAGCCTTATAAATTCGGATTCGGCCCGTTTGCCTCAGAGGTGTATCAGGCGCCGTTTCCTTACTATTATCAAAAGCCGGCCGGCATGAGCAATGAGCAGTATGACGACTTTATCATCAGCGCTTTTGATGATTTCTTTATCGCCGCAGTTGCGCCGGAAACCGTGGCCTGTGTCGTCATGGAACCGGTTCAGGGAGAAGGCGGTTTTATCATTCCTTCAAAACGTTTCGTGCAGCACGTCGCCGCTTTTTGTAAAAAACACGGCATCGTTTTTGTGGCGGATGAGATTCAGACCGGGTTTGCCAGAACGGGAACGTATTTTGCGATCGAGCATTTCGGAGCCGTTCCTGATTTGATTACCGTATCTAAATCACTCGCGGCCGGATTGCCGCTGAGCGGCGTCATCGGCCGGGCGGAAATGCTTGATGCCGCCGCGCCGGGGGAACTTGGCGGCACATATGCGGGAAGCCCTCTCGGCTGTGCGGCTGCGCTTGCCGTCTTGGACATTATTGAAGAAGAAGGGCTTAATCAGCGCTCCGAGGAGATCGGCCGCATCATTGAGCATCAGGCGCTCGAATGGAAAAAAGAGCATGCCTGTATCGGAGAAGTGCGCAGACTCGGCGCGATGGCGGCCATCGAAATTGTCAAAGATCCGGACACGCGAGAACCGGACAAAGCAAAAGCCGCGGCTGTCGCAAAAGCGGCGAATGAGAATGGGCTGCTGCTATTGACGGCAGGCATTAACGGCAACATTATCAGATTTCTGACGCCGCTTGTCGTGACGGATGAACAGCTCAAAGAAGGCCTTTCCATTATCGAAGCCGCTTTGTGA
- the gabD gene encoding succinate-semialdehyde dehydrogenase: MPEQLTVYNPATGEAIESIPQQTAEDVEKAIERSHKAFQSWSKTSAGERASLLKKWYELIVENKEELAELITKENGKPYEEAVGEVLYGAGYIEWFAEEAKRIYGRTVPAPTTGKRIVVTRQAVGPVAAITPWNFPNAMITRKAAPALAAGCTFIIKPAEDTPLSAYALARLAFEAGIPEDVLQVVIGDGAEIGNVFTSSPKIRKITFTGSTPVGKILMKNSADTVKHMSMELGGHAPLIVDEDADLDLAVAQTMASKFRNAGQTCVCANRLIVHESVKDEFAKKLSEEAAKLKVGNGLEKGVNVGPVINKKGFDKIVGQINDAVEKGAKVLTGGTYDQNDEKGCYFVTPTVLSNVDTSMNIMHEETFGPVAPIVTFSDIDEAIKLANDTPFGLAAYFFTENYRRGIYISEQLEYGIIGWNDGGPSAVQAPFGGMKESGIGREGGTEGIEPYLETKYMSIGL; this comes from the coding sequence ATGCCAGAACAATTAACAGTTTACAACCCGGCAACGGGAGAGGCGATCGAAAGCATCCCTCAGCAGACGGCCGAAGATGTTGAAAAAGCGATTGAACGTTCACACAAAGCGTTTCAATCATGGTCCAAAACATCAGCGGGAGAACGTGCTTCCCTTTTGAAAAAATGGTATGAGCTGATTGTTGAAAATAAAGAAGAACTTGCGGAATTAATTACGAAGGAAAACGGTAAACCGTATGAAGAAGCGGTCGGAGAAGTTTTATACGGCGCCGGCTATATTGAATGGTTTGCCGAAGAAGCAAAACGGATTTACGGCAGAACCGTACCTGCGCCGACTACGGGCAAACGGATTGTCGTCACCCGTCAGGCGGTCGGCCCGGTAGCGGCGATCACGCCGTGGAATTTCCCGAATGCGATGATCACCCGAAAAGCCGCGCCGGCTTTGGCGGCAGGCTGTACATTCATCATCAAGCCGGCGGAAGATACGCCGCTTTCCGCTTACGCCCTTGCGCGTCTCGCATTTGAAGCGGGAATTCCGGAGGACGTGCTGCAAGTGGTGATCGGTGACGGAGCCGAAATCGGAAACGTCTTTACCAGCAGTCCGAAAATCCGCAAAATTACTTTCACCGGCTCAACGCCTGTCGGCAAAATCCTGATGAAAAACAGTGCCGACACCGTCAAACATATGTCGATGGAGCTTGGCGGACATGCGCCGCTGATCGTGGATGAAGACGCTGATCTTGATCTGGCGGTAGCCCAAACAATGGCCTCTAAATTCAGAAATGCCGGCCAAACCTGCGTCTGTGCGAACCGCCTGATCGTTCACGAATCCGTGAAAGACGAGTTTGCGAAAAAACTGAGTGAAGAAGCTGCGAAACTCAAAGTCGGAAACGGTCTTGAAAAAGGCGTAAACGTTGGTCCCGTCATCAACAAAAAAGGCTTCGATAAAATCGTCGGCCAAATTAATGACGCCGTGGAAAAAGGCGCGAAAGTGCTGACGGGCGGAACGTATGACCAAAACGATGAAAAAGGATGCTATTTCGTTACGCCGACCGTGCTGTCAAATGTAGACACATCCATGAACATCATGCATGAAGAAACATTCGGTCCGGTTGCGCCGATCGTTACGTTCTCAGATATCGATGAAGCGATCAAGCTTGCGAACGATACGCCGTTCGGGCTTGCGGCTTATTTCTTCACAGAAAACTACCGCCGCGGCATCTATATTTCTGAACAGCTTGAATACGGCATCATCGGCTGGAACGACGGCGGTCCGTCCGCGGTTCAAGCGCCGTTCGGCGGAATGAAAGAAAGCGGCATCGGCCGAGAAGGCGGTACGGAAGGCATTGAGCCGTATCTCGAAACCAAATACATGTCAATCGGACTTTAA